The Lycium ferocissimum isolate CSIRO_LF1 chromosome 10, AGI_CSIRO_Lferr_CH_V1, whole genome shotgun sequence genome window below encodes:
- the LOC132034107 gene encoding protein DETOXIFICATION 54, whose protein sequence is MAEKDPDFFSHKFPTPSQVVEELKELWGMALPITTMNCLVYVRAVVSVLFLGRLGSLELAGGALSIGFTNITGYSVLVGLASGLEPVCSQAYGSKNWDLLSLSLQRMICILLLAIIPISVLWINLESIMLFMCQDKEITAMAATYCIYSLPDLATNTLLQPLRVYLRSQGVTKPQMWCTFVAVLFHVPLNYFLVVAMGLGVPGVAIASVLTNLHMMVLMMGYVYVYGRWEWRWTAGIGGICGGLGPLLKLAVPSCIGICLEWWWYEIVTVLAGYLPNPRLAVAATGIMIQTTSLMYTVPMALAGCVSARVGNELGAGRPYKAKLAAVVALACAFVIGFINVIWTVIFRNKWGGLFTKDEMLQALVASVLPIIGLCELGNCPQTTGCGILRGTARPVIGARINLGSFYFVGTPVAVGLAFWLKVGFSGLWYGLLSAQAACAISILYAVHCCTDWEGEALKAKRLTNLEMTGHRDDTSDDDEESVLLVSDKDKFDDVP, encoded by the exons ATGGCTGAGAAAGACCCTGATTTTTTCTCCCACAAATTCCCTACTCCTTCACAG GTGGtggaggaattgaaggagcTATGGGGAATGGCTTtaccaataacaacaatgaacTGCTTAGTCTATGTTAGAGCAGTTGTATCTGTTCTATTTTTAGGCAGGCTTGGAAGTTTAGAACTTGCTGGTGGAGCACTATCCATTGGGTTTACAAACATAACTGGTTACTCTGTTCTTGTTGGTCTTGCTTCAGGTCTTGAACCTGTTTGTAGCCAAGCTTATGGTAGCAAAAACTGGGACTTGCTCTCACTGTCTCTACAACGTATGATTTGCATACTTTTGTTGGCCATTATTCCTATAAGTGTTCTATGGATCAACCTTGAGTCAATCATGCTTTTCATGTGTCAAGACAAAGAAATAACAGCAATGGCTGCAACTTACTGTATTTATTCACTACCTGATCTTGCAACAAACACTTTGTTACAGCCATTGAGGGTTTATTTAAGGTCACAAGGGGTGACTAAGCCTCAGATGTGGTGTACTTTTGTGGCAGTGCTATTTCATGTgcctttgaattattttttggtGGTGGCGATGGGGTTAGGGGTACCAGGAGTTGCTATTGCTTCAGTACTGACTAATCTGCATATGATGGTGTTGATGATGGGTTATGTGTATGTTTATGGGAGGTGGGAGTGGAGATGGACGGCTGGGATTGGAGGGATTTGTGGTGGGTTGGGCCCACTGTTAAAGTTGGCAGTTCCTAGTTGTATAGGGATTTGTTTGGAGTGGTGGTGGTATGAAATTGTGACTGTTCTTGCTGGATATTTGCCTAATCCAAGGCTTGCTGTTGCTGCCACTGGGATTATGATACAGACGACTAGCCTTATGTACACTGTTCCCATGGCCTTGGCTGGCTGTGTATCCGCCAGG GTCGGGAACGAGTTAGGAGCTGGGAGACCATACAAAGCCAAGTTAGCTGCAGTAGTTGCATTAGCTTGTGCATTTGTGATTGGATTTATCAATGTTATATGGACAGTGATCTTCAGGAACAAATGGGGAGGCTTATTTACAAAAGACGAGATGCTTCAAGCACTTGTTGCATCAGTTTTACCAATAATAGGTTTATGTGAGCTCGGAAACTGTCCACAGACAACCGGTTGTGGGATACTCCGAGGAACGGCTAGACCAGTTATAGGCGCCCGGATCAACCTCGGCTCGTTTTACTTCGTGGGGACTCCGGTGGCGGTAGGGTTGGCATTCTGGCTAAAAGTTGGGTTCAGTGGTCTATGGTACGGTCTCTTATCGGCTCAAGCAGCGTGTGCTATCTCAATTCTTTATGCTGTGCATTGTTGCACAGATTGGGAAGGTGAGGCATTGAAAGCAAAGAGGCTGACCAACTTGGAGATGACGGGACATAGAGATGACActagtgatgatgatgaagaaagTGTCCTTTTGGTTAGTGACAAGGACAAGTTTGATGATGTTCCATAA